From a region of the Streptomyces venezuelae genome:
- a CDS encoding WhiB family transcriptional regulator encodes MQLEAHAPSVPQTQLISPPAVPEDHALTPLTALTALDDAIENLGVPVPCRTFDPEVFFAESPADVEYAKSLCRTCPLVEACLAGAVERREPWGVWGGELFVQGVVVARKRPRGRPRKNPVVAA; translated from the coding sequence GTGCAACTCGAAGCGCACGCCCCGTCCGTACCGCAGACCCAACTGATCTCCCCGCCCGCAGTCCCGGAGGACCACGCCTTGACCCCGCTCACCGCGCTGACCGCGCTCGACGACGCCATCGAGAACCTCGGCGTACCCGTCCCCTGCCGTACCTTCGACCCCGAGGTCTTCTTCGCCGAGTCCCCGGCCGACGTCGAGTACGCCAAGTCCCTCTGCCGCACCTGCCCGCTGGTCGAGGCCTGCCTCGCCGGAGCGGTCGAGCGCCGCGAGCCCTGGGGTGTCTGGGGTGGCGAGCTGTTCGTCCAGGGTGTCGTCGTCGCCCGCAAGCGTCCCCGTGGCCGTCCGCGCAAGAACCCGGTTGTCGCGGCATGA
- a CDS encoding AIM24 family protein — translation MNQQLAGFAPTPVTARMENHGRAMLKVAMQSGQDLFARTGSMVAYEGFVQYEPNPPAVRQMASQWITGEGAPLMKCTGDGLLYLADYGADVVVINLNNDSLSVNGTNLLAFDAHLQWGVERVKGLAKFAGQGLFNVQIAGTGWVALTSRGTPIVVDCGRGEDETYVDPDALVAWSPNLKVKGKRSFKASSMIGRGSGEAYQMAFSGQGIVVVQPSEDSTDRLRARG, via the coding sequence ATGAACCAGCAACTCGCGGGCTTCGCCCCGACCCCCGTCACGGCCCGCATGGAGAACCACGGCCGGGCCATGCTCAAGGTCGCCATGCAGAGCGGCCAGGACCTCTTCGCCCGCACCGGCTCGATGGTCGCCTACGAGGGCTTCGTCCAGTACGAGCCGAACCCGCCGGCCGTCCGCCAGATGGCCTCGCAGTGGATCACCGGCGAAGGCGCGCCGCTGATGAAGTGCACCGGCGACGGCCTGCTCTACCTGGCCGACTACGGCGCGGACGTGGTCGTCATCAACCTCAACAACGACTCGCTCTCGGTCAACGGCACCAACCTGCTCGCCTTCGACGCGCACCTCCAGTGGGGCGTCGAGCGGGTCAAGGGCCTCGCCAAGTTCGCCGGCCAGGGCCTGTTCAACGTGCAGATCGCGGGCACCGGGTGGGTCGCCCTGACCTCCCGCGGCACCCCGATCGTGGTCGACTGCGGCCGCGGCGAGGACGAGACGTACGTCGACCCCGACGCGCTCGTCGCCTGGTCGCCGAATCTCAAGGTCAAGGGCAAGCGCAGCTTCAAGGCCTCGTCGATGATCGGCCGGGGCAGCGGGGAGGCCTACCAGATGGCCTTCTCCGGCCAGGGCATCGTCGTCGTACAGCCCAGCGAGGACAGCACCGACCGGCTCCGGGCCCGGGGCTGA
- a CDS encoding ABC1 kinase family protein gives MSDLPRKAVTRTVKLAALPLGMAGRATWGLGKRIGGKSAEIVARELQQRTAEQLFRTLGELKGGAMKFGQALSVFESALPEEVAGPYRAALTKLQEAAPPLPAATVHQVLTDRLGADWRDLFEEFEDKPAAAASIGQVHRAVWHDGRQVAVKVQYPGAGEALLSDLKQLSRFAGLLGPLIPGMEIKPLIKELRDRVAEELDYELEAEAQRTHSDAFVDDPDVVVPDVVHQGDQVLVTEWMEGTPLSEVIADGTQEERDRAGQLLAGFLFSGPARTGLLHADPHPGNFRLIPGADGRTRLGVLDFGTVDRLPGGWPKPIGRSLRMTLDGDAEGVYGHLRAEGFVRESVELDPGAVLDYLKPIIEPAEAEEFTFTRPWLRGQAARIADPRSPAHQLGRQINLPPSYLLIHRVTLSTIGVLCQLGATVRLRDELDTWLPGFASAE, from the coding sequence ATGTCTGATCTTCCCCGGAAGGCGGTCACCCGTACCGTCAAGCTGGCCGCGCTGCCGCTCGGCATGGCGGGCCGGGCCACGTGGGGGCTGGGCAAGCGGATCGGAGGCAAGTCCGCGGAGATCGTGGCGCGCGAGCTCCAGCAGCGCACCGCCGAGCAGTTGTTCCGCACCCTCGGGGAACTGAAGGGCGGTGCCATGAAGTTCGGGCAGGCCCTGTCGGTCTTCGAGTCGGCTCTGCCCGAGGAGGTCGCCGGGCCCTACCGGGCGGCGCTGACCAAGCTTCAGGAGGCGGCTCCGCCCCTGCCCGCGGCGACGGTGCACCAGGTGCTGACGGACCGTCTCGGCGCGGACTGGCGGGACCTGTTCGAGGAGTTCGAGGACAAGCCGGCCGCGGCGGCCTCGATCGGGCAGGTGCACCGGGCGGTGTGGCACGACGGCCGGCAGGTGGCCGTCAAGGTCCAGTACCCGGGCGCCGGTGAGGCGCTGCTGTCGGACCTGAAGCAGCTGAGCCGGTTCGCGGGCCTGCTGGGGCCGCTGATCCCGGGGATGGAGATCAAGCCGCTGATCAAGGAGTTGCGCGACCGGGTCGCGGAGGAGCTCGACTACGAGCTGGAGGCCGAGGCCCAGCGGACCCACTCGGACGCCTTCGTGGACGACCCGGACGTGGTCGTGCCGGACGTCGTGCACCAGGGCGACCAGGTGCTGGTGACCGAGTGGATGGAAGGGACCCCGCTGTCGGAGGTGATAGCCGACGGGACGCAGGAGGAGCGGGATCGTGCCGGACAGCTGCTGGCCGGGTTCCTGTTCTCGGGTCCGGCGCGCACCGGCCTGCTGCACGCCGACCCGCACCCGGGCAACTTCCGTCTGATACCGGGGGCGGACGGCCGGACGCGGCTGGGCGTCCTGGACTTCGGCACGGTCGACCGGCTGCCCGGGGGCTGGCCCAAGCCCATCGGCAGGTCGCTGCGGATGACGCTGGACGGTGACGCCGAGGGGGTCTACGGGCACCTGCGCGCCGAGGGGTTCGTGAGGGAGTCCGTCGAGCTCGATCCCGGCGCGGTGCTGGACTACCTGAAGCCGATCATCGAGCCCGCCGAGGCGGAGGAGTTCACCTTCACCCGGCCGTGGCTGCGCGGCCAGGCTGCGCGGATCGCCGATCCCCGTTCCCCCGCGCACCAGTTGGGCCGGCAGATCAACCTGCCGCCGTCCTATCTGCTGATCCACCGCGTGACGCTGAGCACCATCGGGGTGCTGTGCCAGCTGGGCGCGACGGTGCGGCTGCGGGACGAACTGGACACCTGGCTGCCGGGGTTCGCCTCCGCCGAGTGA
- a CDS encoding AIM24 family protein, protein MQSALFAHAEAQSQERYAIQNPQLLRVSLTGSDDVLARKGAMVAYQGLIDFDGEYQTTSQRNARRRTGEGLDLMRCSGQGTVYLANLAQYVHVVDVDQEGLTVDSSYVLALDSTLHTEVIAVDSQYGISGSGKYQLNISGRGKVALMTSGQPLMMQVTPDKYVNADADAIVAWSTSLRVQMQAQTHSSGVWRRRGNTGEGWELSFLGTGFALVQPSEVLPPQNAQLGQGVAAQFGMGQHGSHAQNQNNAWN, encoded by the coding sequence ATGCAGAGTGCACTTTTCGCCCACGCAGAGGCGCAGTCCCAGGAGCGGTACGCGATCCAGAACCCGCAGCTGCTGCGGGTCTCGCTGACGGGCTCCGACGACGTGCTCGCCCGTAAGGGCGCCATGGTCGCCTACCAGGGACTCATCGACTTCGACGGCGAGTACCAGACCACGAGCCAGCGCAATGCCCGCCGCCGCACCGGCGAGGGCCTGGACCTCATGCGCTGCTCCGGGCAGGGCACGGTCTACCTGGCCAACCTGGCCCAGTACGTCCACGTCGTCGACGTGGACCAGGAAGGCCTCACGGTCGACAGCAGCTACGTGCTCGCCCTGGACTCCACCCTGCACACCGAGGTCATCGCGGTGGACAGCCAGTACGGGATCTCCGGCTCCGGCAAGTACCAGCTCAACATCTCCGGCCGCGGCAAGGTCGCGCTGATGACCTCCGGGCAGCCGCTGATGATGCAGGTCACGCCCGACAAGTACGTCAACGCCGACGCGGACGCGATCGTGGCCTGGTCCACCTCGCTGCGGGTCCAGATGCAGGCCCAGACGCACTCCAGCGGCGTGTGGCGGCGGCGCGGCAACACCGGCGAGGGCTGGGAGCTGAGCTTCCTCGGCACCGGGTTCGCCCTGGTGCAGCCCAGCGAGGTGCTGCCGCCGCAGAACGCCCAGCTCGGCCAGGGCGTCGCCGCGCAGTTCGGCATGGGCCAGCACGGCTCCCACGCGCAGAACCAGAACAACGCCTGGAACTGA
- a CDS encoding M48 family metallopeptidase, translating into MKGNGVPEIGRESLVFEPRTGGTSATTTGYRRGVSADPPQRAVEVRRSARRRRTVSAYREGDRTVVLIPARMSEAEEQRWVGVMLDKLAAQESRRTFGDAELTERAAQLSEQYFDGRARPRTVRWVTNQNTRWGSCTPAEGSIRLSHRLQGMPEYVVDYVLLHELAHLLVPGHGPRFWELLEAYPRTERARGYLEGVVAAERLPKVPAAREE; encoded by the coding sequence ATGAAGGGAAATGGGGTTCCGGAAATCGGCCGCGAATCCCTCGTGTTCGAACCGCGGACGGGCGGGACTTCCGCCACCACGACCGGGTACCGTCGTGGCGTGTCCGCCGACCCACCGCAGCGCGCCGTCGAAGTCCGCCGGAGCGCGCGCCGCCGCAGGACCGTATCCGCCTACCGCGAGGGTGACCGTACGGTCGTGCTCATCCCTGCCCGGATGTCCGAGGCGGAGGAGCAGCGCTGGGTGGGGGTCATGCTCGACAAGCTGGCCGCCCAGGAGAGCCGGCGCACCTTCGGGGACGCGGAACTCACCGAGCGGGCCGCGCAGCTGTCCGAGCAGTACTTCGACGGCCGCGCCCGCCCCCGGACGGTCCGCTGGGTCACCAACCAGAACACCCGCTGGGGTTCCTGCACCCCTGCCGAAGGCAGCATCCGGCTCTCGCACCGGCTCCAGGGGATGCCGGAGTACGTCGTCGACTACGTGCTCCTGCACGAGCTGGCCCACCTCCTCGTACCGGGCCACGGGCCCCGCTTCTGGGAGCTGCTGGAGGCCTACCCGCGCACCGAGCGGGCCCGCGGCTACCTGGAGGGCGTGGTCGCCGCCGAGCGGCTGCCGAAGGTCCCCGCCGCCCGCGAGGAATGA
- a CDS encoding ThiF family adenylyltransferase yields MYPKVKPALARAWRDLQTVQFGVTPAHAVVLGPVDTATGTLIDRIDGTRGMELLRAEASGMGLPDGRADEVVRTLAGAGLLDDATAGGPRAQALRGHPETVERLGPDLGSLSLVHREPGGDLRGIAARRAIRVRVRGSGRVGAVIAAVLAGAGVGRVEVLDGGRVEPADVAPGGLDPGSVGRPRAESAGRLVRGAAPGPGPRAGEEEGAEPGLALVVVAPRDGLHAWAPDPDTAADWIAAGVPHLYAGVLEGTGLVGPLVLPGSTACAGCMERDRVDRDAAWPRMLVQWRSAHRRRAGASCDLGLSTAVAGLAAAHALAFLDGQLPASTASRWEAALPALHWESTPVPPHPDCPCGAGGSPQEDRAGGARDSHDRMR; encoded by the coding sequence ATGTATCCGAAGGTGAAGCCGGCGCTGGCGCGGGCATGGCGGGATCTGCAGACGGTTCAGTTCGGGGTGACGCCCGCCCACGCGGTGGTGCTGGGCCCCGTGGACACGGCGACGGGCACGCTGATCGACCGGATCGACGGCACCCGGGGGATGGAGCTGCTGCGGGCCGAGGCCTCGGGGATGGGGCTGCCGGACGGCCGGGCCGACGAGGTGGTCAGGACGCTGGCCGGGGCGGGGCTGCTCGACGACGCCACGGCGGGCGGCCCGCGGGCCCAGGCCCTGCGGGGGCATCCGGAGACCGTGGAGCGGCTGGGGCCCGACCTGGGTTCGCTGTCCCTGGTCCACCGTGAGCCCGGCGGGGACTTACGGGGGATCGCGGCCCGCCGGGCCATACGGGTCCGGGTGCGCGGGAGCGGCCGGGTGGGGGCGGTGATCGCCGCGGTCCTGGCGGGAGCCGGCGTGGGCCGGGTGGAGGTGCTGGACGGCGGCCGGGTGGAGCCGGCGGACGTGGCACCGGGCGGGCTGGATCCCGGGAGTGTGGGCCGGCCGCGGGCCGAGTCCGCGGGCAGGCTGGTGCGCGGGGCGGCCCCGGGGCCCGGCCCGCGGGCCGGGGAAGAGGAGGGGGCCGAGCCGGGACTGGCCCTGGTGGTGGTCGCGCCCCGGGACGGGCTGCACGCCTGGGCCCCCGATCCGGACACCGCGGCCGACTGGATCGCCGCGGGCGTCCCGCACCTGTACGCGGGGGTGCTGGAGGGGACGGGGCTGGTGGGTCCGCTCGTGCTGCCGGGGTCGACGGCCTGCGCGGGGTGCATGGAGCGCGACCGCGTGGACCGGGACGCGGCCTGGCCGAGGATGCTGGTGCAGTGGCGCTCGGCCCACCGCCGCCGCGCGGGCGCGTCCTGCGACCTGGGCCTGTCCACGGCGGTGGCCGGGCTGGCCGCGGCCCACGCGCTGGCCTTCCTCGACGGACAGCTGCCCGCGTCCACCGCCTCCCGCTGGGAGGCGGCGCTGCCCGCACTGCACTGGGAGTCCACCCCGGTCCCCCCGCATCCGGACTGCCCCTGCGGTGCGGGCGGGTCACCGCAGGAGGATCGGGCGGGTGGCGCCCGCGACAGCCATGACAGGATGCGTTGA
- a CDS encoding NUDIX hydrolase, which produces MSLHEDAVLVLKAYEDQTELRDLYLEHLAAHPDGVYKPCTAGHVTGSALVIDPARGRVLLTLHKKLGMWLQMGGHCEPGDRTLADVALREAGEESGIASGLTLLDGGPVRLDRHPIPAPCNWHLDVQYAALAPAGAVAEISEESLDLRWFPYEEVAAVADASVVRLLEATLARLGG; this is translated from the coding sequence GTGAGCCTGCACGAAGACGCGGTCCTCGTCCTGAAGGCGTACGAGGACCAGACGGAGCTGCGCGACCTGTATCTGGAGCACCTGGCGGCCCACCCGGACGGGGTCTACAAGCCCTGTACGGCCGGGCACGTCACGGGCAGCGCGCTGGTGATCGACCCGGCGCGCGGGCGCGTACTGCTGACCCTGCACAAGAAGCTCGGCATGTGGCTCCAGATGGGCGGGCACTGCGAGCCCGGTGACCGGACCCTCGCCGACGTGGCGCTGCGCGAGGCCGGCGAGGAGTCGGGGATCGCGTCGGGGCTGACCCTGCTGGACGGCGGCCCGGTGCGCCTGGACCGGCATCCGATCCCGGCTCCGTGCAACTGGCACCTGGACGTGCAGTACGCGGCGCTGGCGCCGGCCGGTGCGGTGGCGGAGATCAGCGAGGAGTCCCTGGACCTGCGCTGGTTCCCGTACGAGGAGGTGGCGGCGGTGGCCGACGCGTCCGTCGTACGGCTGCTGGAGGCGACCCTGGCCCGGCTCGGCGGCTGA
- a CDS encoding ATP-dependent DNA helicase UvrD2, translating to MRAACGQISRPAHRTWQHGGVTSATHSSPFPGGQASADSADAVLLGLDPEQREVATTLRGPVCVLAGAGTGKTRAITHRIAYGVRSGQLMPASVLAVTFTNRAAGEMRGRLRTLGAGGVQARTFHSAALRQLQYFWPKAVGGEVPRLLERKIQFVAEAGARCRIRLDRNELRDVTGEIEWAKVTQTVPADYPVAALKAGREAPRDLAEIAQIYGTYEQLKRDRGMIDFEDVLLLTVGILQDRHDIAEQIRGQYQHFVVDEYQDVSPLQQRLLDLWLGERDSLCVVGDASQTIYSFTGATPDHLLNFRTRYPQATVVKLVRDYRSTPQVVHLANGLLNQAKGRAAEHRLELISQRETGPDPVHTEYADEPAEAEGVAHRIRDLIAAGVPAGEIAVLYRINAQSEVYEQALADAGVPYQLRGAERFFERQEVQRAILALRGAARSGGNDPLLDDVVELGSQVRAVLSSTGWAAEPPAGSGAVRDQWESLAALVRLAEDFARGRPGATLADLTIELDERKAAQHAPTVQGVTLASLHAAKGLEWDSVFLVGLTDGMMPITYAKTDEQVEEERRLLYVGVTRARIHLSLSWAVSRAPGGRASRRPSRFLNGLRPGSAARGAGAGSGVERGVRKRVRRGPALCRVCGRTLTEAGELKLMRCEDCPSDMDEGLYERLRDWRAVQSKEQGLPAYCVFTDKTLMAIAEAAPSEAGELSMISGVGGRKLDRYGAEVLAICAGQEVGAGHPDDA from the coding sequence GCGTGCTGGCGGGTGCCGGTACCGGCAAGACCCGCGCGATCACCCACCGCATCGCCTACGGTGTCCGGTCCGGGCAGCTCATGCCCGCCAGTGTGCTGGCCGTCACCTTCACCAACCGCGCCGCGGGCGAGATGCGCGGACGCCTGCGCACCCTGGGCGCGGGCGGGGTCCAGGCTCGCACCTTCCACTCCGCAGCCCTGCGCCAGCTCCAGTACTTCTGGCCGAAGGCGGTCGGCGGCGAGGTGCCACGGCTGCTGGAACGCAAGATCCAGTTCGTCGCCGAGGCCGGCGCGCGCTGCCGTATCCGGCTCGACCGCAACGAGCTGCGGGACGTCACGGGCGAGATCGAATGGGCGAAGGTCACCCAGACCGTCCCCGCCGACTACCCGGTGGCCGCCCTCAAGGCGGGCCGCGAGGCCCCCCGGGACCTGGCCGAGATCGCCCAGATCTACGGGACGTACGAACAGCTCAAGCGCGACCGCGGCATGATCGACTTCGAGGACGTGCTGCTCCTCACCGTCGGCATCCTCCAGGACCGCCACGACATCGCGGAGCAGATCCGCGGCCAGTACCAGCACTTCGTCGTCGACGAGTACCAGGACGTCAGCCCGCTCCAGCAGCGGCTGCTGGACCTGTGGCTCGGCGAGCGCGACAGCCTCTGCGTCGTCGGCGACGCCAGCCAGACCATCTACTCCTTCACCGGCGCCACCCCCGACCACCTGCTGAACTTCCGCACCCGCTACCCGCAGGCCACGGTGGTCAAGCTGGTCCGCGACTACCGCTCCACCCCGCAGGTGGTCCATCTGGCCAACGGGCTCCTGAACCAGGCCAAGGGGCGGGCCGCCGAGCACCGGCTGGAGCTGATCTCGCAGCGCGAGACCGGCCCCGACCCCGTCCACACCGAGTACGCGGACGAGCCCGCCGAGGCCGAGGGCGTCGCCCACCGGATCCGGGACCTGATCGCCGCGGGCGTCCCGGCGGGCGAGATCGCCGTGCTCTACCGCATCAACGCCCAGTCCGAGGTCTACGAGCAGGCCCTCGCCGACGCCGGGGTCCCCTACCAGCTGCGCGGAGCCGAGCGGTTCTTCGAGCGCCAGGAGGTCCAGAGGGCGATCCTCGCGCTGCGCGGAGCCGCGCGCTCCGGCGGCAACGACCCGCTGCTCGACGACGTCGTGGAACTGGGCTCCCAGGTGCGGGCGGTGCTCAGCTCCACCGGCTGGGCCGCCGAGCCGCCGGCCGGTTCCGGCGCCGTGCGCGACCAGTGGGAATCGCTGGCCGCGCTGGTCCGGCTCGCCGAGGACTTCGCCCGCGGCCGGCCTGGGGCCACGCTGGCGGACCTCACGATCGAGCTGGACGAGCGCAAGGCCGCCCAGCACGCCCCGACCGTCCAGGGCGTCACCCTGGCCTCGCTGCACGCGGCGAAGGGTCTGGAGTGGGACTCCGTGTTCCTCGTCGGGCTCACCGACGGCATGATGCCGATCACCTATGCGAAGACCGACGAGCAGGTCGAGGAGGAACGGCGGCTGCTCTACGTCGGCGTCACCCGGGCGCGGATCCATCTGAGCCTGTCCTGGGCGGTCTCCCGCGCCCCCGGCGGCCGGGCCTCCAGACGCCCCAGCCGCTTCCTGAACGGCCTGCGGCCGGGCTCCGCGGCCCGGGGAGCCGGAGCGGGCTCCGGGGTCGAACGCGGGGTGCGCAAGCGCGTGCGCCGCGGTCCGGCGCTCTGCCGGGTCTGCGGCAGGACCCTGACGGAGGCCGGCGAGCTGAAGCTGATGCGCTGCGAGGACTGCCCGTCCGACATGGACGAAGGCCTGTACGAGCGGTTGCGGGACTGGCGCGCGGTCCAGTCGAAGGAGCAGGGTCTGCCCGCCTACTGCGTCTTCACGGACAAGACACTGATGGCCATCGCGGAGGCCGCGCCGTCCGAGGCGGGGGAGCTCTCGATGATCTCCGGAGTGGGCGGTCGTAAGCTTGACCGGTACGGAGCCGAGGTCCTGGCCATCTGCGCAGGTCAGGAGGTTGGGGCTGGGCATCCTGACGACGCGTAG
- a CDS encoding zinc-dependent metalloprotease, with amino-acid sequence MSDTPFGFGLPPEEPENGDDGKKKGNQGGQGGPANPFGFPGMGLPGGAGAPGADNPFAAMFGAMNPNDLGAAFQQLGQMLSYEGGPVNWDMAKDIARQTVAQGTADGVKDTSVGVAEKSAVEEAVRLADHWLDGVTSLPSGATTAVAWSRAEWVEATLPVWKELVDPVAERVGAAMGGVLPEEMQAMAGPLLGMMRSMGGAMFGQQIGQAVGTLAGEVVGSTDIGLPLGPAGKAALLPLNIEGFGKDLGVPSDEVRLYLALREAAHARLFAHVPWLRSHLFGAVEGYARGIKVDTSKLEDVVGQLDPSNPEQLQEALQGGMFQPQDTPEQKAALARLETALALVEGWVDAVVHEAAKPRLTSADAMRETMRRRRASGGPAEQTFATLIGLELRPRRLRDASRLWASLTDARGVDGRDGLWEHPDMLPTASDLDDPDGFVHREQLDFSEIDKMLGEAARKREQDGDEKQ; translated from the coding sequence GTGAGCGACACCCCATTCGGATTCGGCCTTCCGCCGGAGGAGCCGGAGAACGGCGACGATGGCAAGAAGAAGGGCAACCAGGGCGGTCAGGGCGGCCCGGCGAATCCCTTCGGGTTCCCCGGCATGGGTCTGCCGGGCGGGGCGGGCGCTCCGGGAGCGGACAACCCGTTCGCCGCGATGTTCGGTGCGATGAACCCGAACGACCTCGGCGCGGCCTTCCAGCAGCTCGGTCAGATGCTGAGCTACGAGGGCGGTCCCGTGAACTGGGACATGGCCAAGGACATCGCCCGCCAGACCGTCGCGCAGGGCACCGCGGACGGTGTGAAGGACACGAGCGTCGGCGTCGCCGAGAAGTCCGCCGTCGAGGAGGCCGTGCGCCTCGCCGACCATTGGCTGGACGGTGTGACCTCGCTGCCCTCGGGCGCGACCACCGCCGTGGCCTGGAGCCGCGCCGAGTGGGTCGAGGCGACCCTCCCGGTGTGGAAGGAGCTCGTGGACCCGGTCGCGGAGCGGGTCGGCGCGGCCATGGGCGGCGTGCTGCCCGAGGAGATGCAGGCCATGGCGGGCCCGCTGCTCGGCATGATGCGCTCCATGGGCGGCGCCATGTTCGGCCAGCAGATCGGCCAGGCCGTCGGCACCCTCGCGGGCGAGGTCGTCGGATCGACGGACATCGGGCTGCCGCTGGGTCCGGCCGGGAAGGCCGCGCTGCTGCCGCTGAACATCGAGGGCTTCGGCAAGGACCTGGGCGTGCCCTCCGACGAGGTGCGGCTCTACCTGGCCCTGCGCGAGGCGGCCCACGCCCGGCTCTTCGCCCACGTGCCGTGGCTGCGCTCGCACCTGTTCGGCGCGGTGGAGGGCTACGCCCGCGGCATCAAGGTCGACACCTCGAAGCTGGAGGACGTCGTCGGCCAGCTGGACCCGTCCAACCCGGAGCAGCTGCAGGAAGCGCTGCAGGGCGGCATGTTCCAGCCGCAGGACACCCCCGAGCAGAAGGCCGCCCTGGCCCGCCTGGAGACCGCGCTCGCGCTGGTCGAGGGCTGGGTGGACGCGGTGGTGCACGAGGCCGCCAAGCCCCGGCTGACCTCGGCGGACGCGATGCGCGAGACCATGCGCCGGCGGCGCGCCTCGGGCGGCCCGGCGGAGCAGACCTTCGCGACGCTGATCGGCCTGGAGCTGCGCCCGCGCCGACTGCGCGACGCCTCGCGGCTGTGGGCCTCGCTCACGGACGCGCGTGGGGTGGACGGCCGCGACGGCCTCTGGGAGCACCCGGACATGCTGCCGACGGCCTCCGACCTGGACGACCCGGACGGGTTCGTGCACCGCGAGCAGCTGGACTTCTCCGAGATCGACAAGATGCTCGGCGAAGCCGCCCGGAAGCGCGAGCAGGACGGCGACGAGAAGCAGTGA
- a CDS encoding TerD family protein — MAREFQRGHKAKISDLTAGTDLYVGVQIAGSGLAFDISCFGLDANEQLSDDRYFVFFNQPKSPEESIQLLGAQSGDTESFRVTLDRVPASIHKLSFTATIDGAGQMSQIGPGYIRIVAGGEEVVRYAFTGSEFTTERAVMLGDFYLKDVWRFAAVGQGFDGGLDALLRNFGGEVAEDPQPAQQAPAAASPGFAPPPQAAAPAPAFGAPAPAPQAPQPPAPAPSFGAPVPAPGAVPQPQYQQPAAPAPVHAAPTMAAPLAPPAPAPYGQPPQPSYGQVPGQYPGQVPPPAPAPAPYGQQPGYGQVPGQPPGQFPGQQPGYAPQGVPAAGAGLAAALQPYKEAPTGTRWTPQNQQLMRVDLAMGGQAVLARQGSMVLYQGKVDFSYKGAGFAGRIVGNATGQEMQLMRCTGRGQVFLAENGAHLHAIELQGDAICVSAEAVLAFDESLQHEVRRIEGHGIPGGALFTMQFQGTGTVIVKTHGVPVVLPVTPTTFADSNAIVAWSAASQVILSSQVRLRRNAYPGHSGETVNLQFRGAPGNFIVVQPYEV; from the coding sequence ATGGCCAGGGAATTCCAACGCGGCCACAAGGCCAAGATCAGTGATCTCACGGCGGGCACCGATCTGTACGTAGGTGTCCAGATCGCAGGATCCGGACTCGCCTTCGACATCAGCTGTTTCGGCCTCGACGCCAACGAGCAGCTGTCGGACGACCGTTACTTCGTCTTCTTCAATCAGCCGAAGTCGCCGGAAGAGTCCATTCAGCTACTCGGTGCGCAGTCGGGCGACACCGAATCCTTCCGGGTGACGCTGGACCGCGTTCCGGCATCCATCCACAAGCTGTCCTTCACCGCCACCATCGACGGTGCCGGACAGATGTCGCAGATCGGTCCCGGCTACATCCGGATCGTGGCCGGCGGCGAAGAGGTGGTCAGGTACGCGTTCACCGGCTCGGAGTTCACCACCGAGCGGGCCGTGATGCTCGGCGACTTCTACCTGAAGGACGTGTGGCGCTTCGCCGCCGTCGGCCAGGGCTTCGACGGCGGCCTCGACGCACTGCTGCGGAACTTCGGCGGCGAGGTCGCCGAGGACCCCCAGCCGGCGCAGCAGGCCCCGGCCGCGGCCTCGCCCGGCTTCGCCCCGCCGCCGCAGGCGGCCGCCCCGGCCCCGGCCTTCGGCGCCCCGGCCCCCGCCCCGCAGGCCCCGCAGCCTCCGGCCCCCGCGCCGTCCTTCGGCGCGCCCGTGCCCGCGCCCGGCGCCGTACCGCAGCCGCAGTACCAGCAGCCCGCGGCCCCCGCCCCGGTGCACGCCGCGCCCACCATGGCCGCGCCGCTCGCCCCGCCGGCCCCGGCCCCGTACGGCCAGCCGCCGCAGCCCTCGTACGGCCAGGTGCCGGGCCAGTACCCGGGCCAGGTCCCGCCGCCGGCCCCGGCCCCCGCTCCCTACGGGCAGCAGCCGGGCTACGGCCAGGTCCCCGGCCAGCCCCCGGGCCAGTTCCCGGGACAGCAGCCCGGCTACGCCCCGCAGGGCGTGCCCGCCGCCGGTGCCGGTCTCGCCGCCGCGCTCCAGCCGTACAAGGAAGCCCCCACCGGCACCCGCTGGACCCCGCAGAACCAGCAGCTCATGCGGGTCGACCTGGCCATGGGCGGCCAGGCCGTCCTCGCCCGCCAGGGCAGCATGGTCCTCTACCAGGGCAAGGTCGACTTCAGCTACAAGGGCGCGGGCTTCGCCGGCCGCATCGTCGGCAATGCCACCGGCCAGGAGATGCAGCTCATGCGCTGCACCGGCCGCGGCCAGGTCTTCCTCGCGGAGAACGGCGCCCACCTGCACGCCATCGAGCTCCAGGGCGACGCGATCTGCGTCTCCGCCGAGGCCGTCCTCGCCTTCGACGAGTCGCTGCAGCACGAGGTCCGCCGCATCGAGGGCCACGGCATCCCCGGCGGCGCCCTGTTCACCATGCAGTTCCAGGGCACCGGCACGGTCATCGTCAAGACGCACGGCGTCCCGGTCGTCCTGCCCGTCACCCCGACCACCTTCGCGGACAGCAACGCCATCGTCGCGTGGTCGGCCGCCTCGCAGGTGATCCTTTCCAGCCAGGTCCGGCTGCGGCGCAACGCCTACCCCGGCCACAGCGGGGAGACCGTGAACCTCCAGTTCCGCGGCGCTCCCGGCAACTTCATCGTCGTCCAGCCGTACGAGGTCTGA